GCAGCGCCGCCAGGTTCGTCAGGTGCTCCACGATCGGGATCCCGGCGGCCAGCAGCAGGCTGTGGGCCGGCCGCTCGCCGTGCGCCTGTGCCGAGATGTCGTCGATGTTCACCGCGTCGATCCCGACCAGCGCCGCGCCCCGGTCGACCAGGTCCTGCGCGCCCTCCCGGGTGAGGTAGGGCGCGTTCACCGCGTAGTCCCTGGTGGCCCAGTGCCGGTCGCCGCCGGTGTGCAGCAGCACCGCCCGCCCGGCCACGTCGACCTGGCCGAGCGTCTCGGCGGTGACCCCGCGCGGGCCGCCGGCCGTCCGGACCACCACGGCGGGCAGCTCGGCGAGCCGTTCCAGCGGCAGCCCGGCCAGGTCGGTCCCGTCGGCGTAGCGGTGGAACGGGCTGTCCAGGTACGTCCCGGTGTTGCCGACCATGCTGATCCGGTCGATGGAGAACTCGGTGCCCGGCGCGTACCGGTCGCGGGACTCGGCGTGGCTCAGGTAGTGGCTGATCTGCGGGGCGGGCAGCCCCGGATAGGTGGTCAGCCCGTCCCGGATCACGTGGCTGAGCTCGACGAACCGGGTCCGCGCCCGGCGCGGCCCGGGGATCACCGCCGGCTCGCCGAAGACCCGGACCGCGCTCAGCCGCGCCCGGTCGACCGGGCGCGGCGCGAGCAGGGCGATCAGCCGTTCGGTGATCTCCGCCTCGGTGACGTCGGCATGCGGCACGTCGACCTGGAAGCGCCGGGCGCTGAGGTCACCGCCGTCCGTGAAGGTGACCTCCGCGTCGAACTCGGCCCGATACCGCAACACTTGCGCCTCCTCGGCGGCGAAGGTCAGGAGAGGCCGATCACGCCCTCGACGATCAGCCAGATGCCGAAGATAGCGAAAAGTGCCGCCGCGCCCCACTTGATGATGTGCTCGGGCAGGTGCTTGCCGAGCAGCCGCCCGACCAGGATGGCGAGCGCGTCGGCCGCCACCATGCCGATGGTGGAGCCCAGCCAGGTGCCGAACCAGCCGTACTGGGTGGCCAGCGTGATGGTCGCCAGCATCGTCTTGTCACCCAGCTCGGCCAGGAAGAACGCGCCGCCGACGGCGAAGATCGCGGAGCCGGTGGAGCGTTCCGCCTTGCTCTTCTCCTCGTCGGTCAGCTTGTCGCCGCGCAGCGTCCAGGCGCCGAAGCCGAGGAAGGCGATGCCGGCGATCAGCGAGATCCAGTCGGTGGGGAGGGCGGCGCCGAGGCCGTACCCGATGCCGACCGAGACCAGGTGGACCAGCGCGGTGGCCGCGGTGATCCCGATCAGGGTCGGCATCAGCCGGAACCGGGTGGCGAACGTCATCGCCATGAGCTGGGACTTGTCGCCGAGCTCGGCGACGAAGATGACCGCGAAGCTGACGGCCAGCGCGGTGAAGAAAACTTCCACGGATATCTCCCGGTAGAGCATGACCGGGTCTCAGACGCGGGGCGACCTCGACCCGGCCATCGTTGAAAACGGCCTGGTCGAAGGTCTCGCTCGCCTCGCAGTGAGGCCGCGCGGCCGGACGATCCGCAGAACGTCAGTATGTCGACCGCGACATTGGGAGCTACTCCCCTTCGCGCGATCGACTCTACCCGAACAGCAGGTGGGCCCGGTGGCGAGATACGTCACCGGGCCCGGCCCTCAGAATCCGATCAGTCGTTGCAGCCGCAGCCGGTCGCCCCGCCCGGCCGAGCGCTTGAGCGCCGGCTGACCCGGATCCGGCGCGGCGAGCGGCTTGCACTGCTTGTCGGAGTGGTCGCCGGCGGTCCGCTTGGGCAGCGTCCCGCTCGCCAGGTAGTCGGCGACCGCGTCGTCCACGCACGCGTTGCCGAACAGCGACCCGGCGTGCGTGGTGCCGTCCACCCCCTCGATCAGCGCGGCGCGCGGGAACCGGCGCCGGACCTCGAGACTTCCGGTGTACGGCGTGGCCGCGTCCAGCGTCTCGCTGAGCAGCAGGATCGGCGGCACCTTCGACCCGTCCACCCGGACGGCCGGCTTCGCCGGGGCGGCCCAGTGCCGGCACGGCGCGTTGTACCAGGCGTTGCCCCAGGTCTCGAACGGCGCCCGGTGGTAGACCTTCCAGTTCTCCCGGGACCAGGTGGCCCAGGACGCCGGCCAGGGCGCGTCGGTGCACTGCACGGCCAGGTAGATCGCGTAGTTGTTGTCGCTGCCCGGGGTCTGCGGGTTGTTGTCGTCGTAGAGCTTCTTCAGCCCGGCCGGGTCATGTTTGGTCACCCAGTTCGAGAACGCCTGCCCGACCTGCTCCCAGCCGAAGATGTAGTACCCGGGCTGGAGGAAGATGTCGGTCAGCTCGGCCGGCCCGATCACCCCGCCGGCCGGCTTCGTGCCCAGCTCGGCGAGCTGCTGGTAATACCGCCGCTCGACCGCCTTGCGGGTCTTGCCCAGGTGGTACACGGCGTCGTTCTTGGCCAGCCACCGGAAGTAGATCTTGATGTTCCGGTCGAACGCGACGTCCTGGTCCAGGTTCGACTGCCACCAGACACGGGTCGGGTTGACGTTGCCGTCCAGCACCATCCGGTGCACCCGCTGCGGGAACCGGGTCGCGTAGACCTGGCCCAGGTACGTCCCGTAGGAGAACCCGTAGAAGCTGATCTTCTCGGCGCCCAGGGCCTGCCGGATGCTGTCGATGTCGCGGACCGAGTCCTCGGTGCGCAGGTGGCTCAGCAGCGCCCCGCCCGCCTTGGCGCAGTCCGCCGCGTACTTGCTGCTCCGGACGTGCCAGGCGTCCTCCAGCGCCGCGGTGACCGGCACGTACGCCGGCCGCCGGTACCCGGTGTAGTCGCTGTCGCAGGTCAGTTTCGGCTTGCTGGCGCCGACGCCGCGCGGGTCGAACCCGATCCAGTCGTACCCGTCCCCGGCCTGTTTCGGCACGTGCGAGCCGAGCGTCGCCATGCCCCGCCCGGCGCCGCCCGGCCCACCCGGGTTGACCAGGATCGGGCCCTGGTACTTGCCGGCCGCGACGGTGTGCTTGATCCGGGCGACGGCCAGCTCGATCGTGGTGCCACCCGGGTTGGCGTAGTCCATCGGCACGGTGACGAACCCGCACTCCGCGCCCTGCGCCTTGAGCGACGTGTCGGTGCAGGGGCTCCAGGTGATCGGCGCCGGCACATAGCTCGGCGTGCCCCGCGGCGGCGCCGCCTCCGCCGAGGTGACCGCGGCGCCCACCGCGGTGAGCACGACCACGGTCGCGGCCGCCCAGATTCTCTTCATCACTCGCCCCTTGTGTCCGATTCGCCCCATATGCTGAAGCGTTCTCGGGCACTTTCCACCCGTCCACGCCGACGGTGGCCCCGAAAGGGATCAGGCGCGGCGCCGGGTCAGCAGCGCGACCAGGCCGAGGGCGGCGACGACCGTGCCGTACCAGAGAGCGGTGGTGTGCAGGCCGATCCGGGTCGCGGCCTGCCCGGCGATCACCGCGGGGATGCTCAGTGCCGCGTACGAGATGGTCAGCGCCACCGCCAGCAACCCGCCCCGCTCGTGCGGCTCGGCGATCCGGGCCAGCGTGCTGAACGAGGCCAGCGACGCCGCCCCGAACCCGGCCCCGGAGATCACCGTGCCGGCCGTGGCCAGCCCCAGGCTCCCGGTGACCAGCCCGGCCACCCCGAGCGCCCCGCCGGTCAGCAGCCCGGCCCCGGCGACGGTCAGTACCCGCGCCGTCGCCGTCCCGCGCAGCAGGAACGAGGTGATCGCCCCGGTGCCGGTGACCAGCGCGACGACCAGTCCGGCGAGCAGGTGGTCGTGGATGCCGAACGCGTCGGACGCCACCGACGGGCCGAGCGACAGGTAGAGCCCGCCCAGCGCCCAGCTCGCCACGATGATCGGGACGAGGGCGAACAGGTCACCGCGGAGCCGGGCCGGCACCCCGAGGCGGGGGATCAGCGAGGCCGCGGCGCCCGGGCGGCGGACCGAGGTCTCCGGCATCCAGGCCACCGCCAAGCCGGCGATCACCATGCCGGTGAGCAGCACCGCGTAGACCAGGTGTGTGGGGAACGGCGCGAACTTCACCAGCGCGCCGGCGCCGAACGCGCCCAGCCCGAGCCCGGCCACCGGGGCGATGCCGGTGATCAGCCCGGCCCGCCCGGGCGCGTGCGCCGGGTTGAGGTCGATCAGCGTGGCGCCCAGCGTGCTCAGTGCGGCGCCGGTCGCCACGCCCTGCACGATCCGGGCGACCAGCAGCACGGACACGTCGCCGGCGGCCAGGAAGAGGACCAGTGAGACCGCCTCCAGCAGGATCGCCCCGGCCAGGACCGGGCGGCGGCCGACGTGGTCGGAGAGCGCGCCGACGGTGAGCAGCGTGGCGATCAGGGCGACCACGTACACCGCGAAGATCACCGTGAGCACCGCCGGGGAGAAGCCCCAGAGCTGCTGGTAGACGACGTAGAGCGGGGACGGGACGGCGGACGCGGCGGCGAAGGTCACCAGGATGGCGGCGATCGCGGTGAACGCGGCGGGCCGGCTCAGACGCGCTGCGGCCGCGCGGTCGGCGACGAGTGTCATGAGGATTCCCCCAGTGATTGAACAGACAGGTCTGTCTAGTTGCTGATGCAGACACTAGACAGATCTGTCTGTTACCGTCAATCGCATGTCAGTCGCGTCACCCCGCCGGTCGGCCCGCGAGCGTCTGCTGGCCGCCGCCGACGAGCTCTTCTACGCCGAGGGCGTGCACACCGTCGGCATCGACCGGGTGATCGAGCACGCCGGCGTCGCCAAGGCGTCGCTCTACTCCACGTTCGGCAGCAAGGACGGCCTGGTCCGGGCCTATCTCCAGGGCCGGCACGAGGAGCGCCGCGGCCGCATCCTGCGCCGCGTCGAGGAGCACCGGGATCCGCGCGAGCGCCTGCTCGCCGTCTTCGACTCACTCGCCGACTCGGCCGCCAAGCCGGGCTTCCGCGGCTGCGCGTTCTACAACGCCGGCGCCGAGTCCGACCCCAACGGTGTGGTCCGCGAGGAGTCCGCCGCCAGCCGAGCCTGGACCCGCCAGCTCTTCACCGATCTGGCCCGCGAGGCCGGCGCCCGTGATCCGGCCGCCCTCGCCGCCCAGCTGGTCATCCTCTACGACGGCGCGACCGTCGGCGCCCGCCAGGACCAGGGACCCGCCGCTGCGCACAACGCCCGCGCCATCGCCGCCACGCTGCTCGCCGCCGCCGTCTGAAACCCAATTTCCGGTACGCCCACCGCGTCGTACCCCGCTCACCTGCCCCGCCGCAGTCCCGCCCCGAATCAGCGCCCCACAACCGGGCTGGCGCCCATGGCCCTATCCCAAGCCCGAACAGGGCCGCCAGCGCCAGCCCGTGGCACCAGGCTGGCGCCCATGGCCCTATCCCGGGCCCGGGCAGGGCCGCCAGCGCCAGCCCGTGGCGCCGGGCTGGCGCCCAGAGCCCTATCCCGCGCGGTGGATGGGGCTGGCCAGGCAGTCAGGGCCCGCCGTGCGGCGCGCGGCCAACCAAGCAATCCGGGCTGGCGCCCAGAGCCCTATCCCGGGCGTCAATAGGGCCACCAGGGCCAGCCCGTGGTGCCGGGCTGGTGTCTATGGCCCTGTCCACGCCCGGGATAGGGCCACCAGGGCCAGCCGGGCGGGGCGGGCTCGTGCGCTGAGCCTGTCAGTCCCGCGCCGCTGGCCGGTCGATCGGCTCGGGCACCCGTGCCGCGGGCAGCAACGGCTGAGCCTCGGCCAGTTCCGCACCCACCTCCGCCGAGTGCGCCACGAGGTCCTCGTCGCCGCCCGCCGGCACGAACTCCGGCCCGGCGGCCGGGGTGGCGACCGGCCGGGAGCGGATCAGCGACGCCAGCGCGCCGAGGACCGCCATGCCGATGGCCATCCAGAAGACCACCACCAGCCCGTCGTGGAACGGGTCGGCGATCAGCCGGGGGAAGAACTCCAGCCCGGTCAGCTGCGCCGCGTTCTCCGGCGGCAGCGCACCCAGCACCGACGGGCCGAGCAGCTCGCCGATCGGGTTGTAGCCGAGGAACGCGGCGAACAGCGTGCCCACCGGCGGCAGCTCGGCGGCCCGGGCGGTCACGTCGGCCGGCACGCCCTGCGCGGTCAGCCCGGCGTGCAGGCTGGCCGGCAGCGAGTCGGCCAGACCGGCCACCATCAGGGAGAAGAAGACGCCGATGGAGAGCACCTGGCCGGCGTTCATGAAGGTGGCCCGCATGCCGGAGGCCGCGCCGCGCATGGTGGCCGGGACGCTGGACATCAGCAGCGAGGTGTTCGGCGCGGAGAACAGGCCGCCACCCAGGCCGTTGATGAAGATCAGGATCGCGAACACCGGATAGCTGAAGTCACCCGGGATGAGCAGCAGTCCGGCGAACGACACCGCCATCACCAGCAGGCCGCCGGCCGCGAACGGGCGGGCGCCGAACCGGTCGGAGAGGAACCCGGAGAGCGGGCCGGCCACCAGGAAGCCGATCGTCATCGGGACCAGGTAGATGCCGGCCCAGAGCGGGGTCTGCTCGTAGTCGTAGCCGTGCAGCGGCAGCCAGATGCCCTGCAGCCAGATGATCAGCATGAACTGGAGGCCGCCACGGGCCACGCTGGCCAGCAGGTTCGCCAGGTTGCCGCCGGTGAAGGCCGGATCGCGGAACAGCGTGAGCGGGAACATCGGCTCGGCCACCCGGGTCTCGATGACCCCGAAGAGCACCAGCACCAGCGCGCCGCCGATCAGCCCTGTCAGCACCCACGGGTTCGTCCAGCCCTGGGTGTGCCCGCCGTACGGCTGGATGCCGTAGGTGATCGCCACCAGCACCGCGGTCAGCCCGATCGCGAACGTGGCGTTGCCCCACCAGTCGATCTTCGCCTGCCGCCGAACCCCGTTGTCGTGCAGCGACCGGTACGCCCAGACCGCCCCGACGATGCCGAGCGGGATGTTCACCCAGAACACCGAGCGCCAGTCCCACTCGGCCAGCACCCCACCGGCGACCAGGCCGATGAACGAGCCGGCCAGCGCCGAGACGATGTTGACGCCGAGCGCCATGCCGCGCTGCTCGGCGGGGAACGCGTCGGTGATGATCGCGGCCGAGTTGGCCATCAGCATCGCGCCGCCGATCGCCTGCAACACCCGCCAGCCGATCAGCCAGATCGCGCCGCCGGAGCCGTGGAACGGGTCGACGGAGAGGATCACCGAGGTGAGCGCGAAGATCGCGAACCCGGCGTTGTAGATCTTGACCCGGCCGTACATGTCGCCGAGCCGGCCCAGGGTGACCACCAGCACCGCGGTGACCAGCATGTAGCCCATCAGCATCCAGAGCAGGTAGCTGACGTTGCCGGGAGCGAGCGGGTTGATGTCGATGCCCTTGAAGATCGCGGGCAGCGAGATCAGCACGATCGACGAGTTGATCGTCGCGAGCAGGTTGCCGAGCGTGGTGTTGGAGAGCGCGACCCACTTGTAGCGCGGATGATCCACCGCCAGCATGCGATCAGTCCTTCCGGGTGTCCATGAGCAGGTCGTTCAGGTGGTCCAGGGCCGGCAGGGCGGCGACGATGGCGGCCCGCTGATCCTCCGGGAGCCGGCTCAGCAGTCCGGAGAGCGCCTCGGCGCGCCCCGCCCGGCGGCGGGCGATCGCGTCGCGCCCGGCGTCGGTGATGCTGACGACCACCGCCCGGCCGTCGGCCGGATCGCTGCTCCGGGTGGCCAGCCCGTCCCGTTCCAGGCGGGTGACCAGCTGGGTCATCGCCGGCTGGGTCACCCCCTCGGGGGCGTGCAGCTCGCAGAGCCGGTGCGGTCCCGAGCGCTCCAGGCGGGCCAGCGTGGAGGCGGCGGTGAGGCTCAGCGCGGTCCGCGGCGTGATCCGTCGCAGGCCCGCGTAGAGACGTTCGAAAGCGGCCGCGACGGCCGCGTCCTCGTTCGGGATGCGCACCGGAAATTTATATCACGCACTTATACAAGCACGTTATGGATCGTGGCGGTTTCCACTCCGACGCGCGACCCCGGAATTCCCACGAGGCGCCGCAGAAGCCTGGGACCATGCGAAACATGGACGAGTTCTGGCTCCATCCGCGGCTGGGGACGGCAACTCGGGACGGCCGGGCGCCACGGCACTACCTGGTCGCGCTCCAGCACGCCGTACACACCATCGACGCGGACCCGCGCTGGCAGCAGTGGTGGCACCGGAGCGGGATCCCGGAGTGTCAGCTCGGCATCGTCACCGAAGGCCGCGACCACCTGCGACCCAGCGCCGACATCCGCCGGGTCGACGGCCAGCTGCGCGCCAACTTCACCTGCGCGCTGCCGCCGGCCTGCTCCGACACCGAGCTGATGCGGCGCGCGGTGACCGAGGTGCGGACCATGTTCGAGGTGATCCGGGAGGCGATGGCGTTGCCCGACCTGCCACCCGACCCGGTTCCGGCACTGCCGCCGAGCGGCCGCGACGATCTGCCGGTGATCGAGAAGGCGCTTCCGTCGGTGCCGCGTGAGCTGGAGGAGCAGGGCTACCTGACGCTCACCCAGGTGCAGAACTTCTTCGGGTGACCCCGATGCTGCTGTCCCTGCTGGCGGTGAGCGCCGGACTGTCGATCAGCGCGCCGGTCCCGGTCACCATCGCCCGGTACGACTTCAACGGCCGGGCCGGCATGGTCCTCGACGACTCCGGCTTCGGCCACGACCTGCGGGTCATCTCCGGGCACGGCGGCCAGGTCCGGCTGGTGGTGCACGGCGCCGGCAACGCGATCGCCTTCCCCGCCCGCTGCGACCTGACCGTCTGCCCGCACGTCGCGTTGCAGAGCCCGGGCACCGCGGATCTGAATCCGGGCACCCGCAACCTTGCGTACGGCGCGGACGTGCTGCTCGACCCGGCCGCGACCAGCAAGGGGCAGAACGTCGTGCAGAAGGGCTACTCCAAGACGAGCAGCCAGTACAAGTTGCAGATCGACGGGATCGCCGGGCAGCCCAGCTGCGTGCTGGTGGACGTGCGCCGGCCGGGGATCCGGATGGTCCGCAGCTCGGTCTCGGCCGCCGACGGGCGCTGGCACGCGGTGCGGTGCGAGCGGATCGGCAGCCGGTTCGCCATCTATGTGGACGGGGTGTTGCGGGGCAGCACCCGGATCCCGGCGAGCCTCGCGGTGGCCAACAACCGGCCGCTGAGCATCGGCGGTAAGGGTGCCTACCGGGACAACGACCAGTTCAACGGCGCTCTGGACAACGTCTGGGTCCAGATCGGATGAGGGGTCGATATCGTCAGCCGGCCAGGGCGGTGACCAGGGCGCCGTCCGGCGTGTCCCCGGACAACTCCCAGGCGAAGACACCGCCGAGCCCCCGGCTCCGGGCATACGCCACCTTGCCGCGAACGGTGTCGGGGGTGTCATATGACCACCACTGCGCCCCGCACCGGGCGTACGCGGTCCCGCCCACCGTCCCGGTCGGCGGGCAGCGGGTGGCCAGCACCTTGTAGTCCTCCATCCCCTTCTGGTATTTCCCGGGCGCCGGTCCGGTCGCCGTCGCACCCGGCGCCGGGCTGCGCACCCCGGTCCACCCCCGGCCGTAGAACCCGATCCCGACCAGCACCTTGGCGGCCGGCACCCCCTGGTTCAGCAGCCGTGACACGGTCGCCTCGGTGCTCGCCCCGGTGCGCGGGATCCCCGGGTAATCGGTCAGCGCGGAGTGCGGCGCGGTCCGGACCCCGGCGTCGGCCCCGAAGTAGTCGTAGGTCATCGCACCGAGCCAGTCCGCCTGCGCGGCCGCCGCGGAGTAGTCGGTGGCCGCCAGTTTGCGCAGGTCGCCCGGGACCGCGGCGGTGACCAGCGCGTCGGTGCCGAAGGCGGCGCGCAGCCCGCCGAGCACCTTGGCGAGCGCCTCCCGCCCGCTGGTGTCACAGGTCGTCCCGCACGAGTTCGGGTACTCCCAGTCCACGTCGACGCCGTCGAACAGCCCGGCCCAGCGCGGGTCGGTGACCAGGTCGTGGCAGGACTTGGCGAACGCGGCCGGGTCGGCGGCCGCCGCGGTGAACCCGGCCGACCAGGTCCAGCCGCCGAACGACCAGAGGATCTTGAGACCGGGGTGGGCCGCCTTCAGCTTCCGGAGCTGCCCGAAGTTCCCCCGCAGCGGGGCATCGGCGGCGTCGGCCACCCCGTCCACGCTGTTCGCCGCGGTGATCGGCTTCTGGTACGCGGCCCACGCGTCACCCACCGAGCATCGTCCCCGGTCGACCTTGCCGAACGCGTACAGCAGGTGGGTCAGCCGCCCGGCCTGGACGTCGCTCACCCGGAAGCCGCGCCCGTACACCCCCCACTCGGTGAAGTACCCGGCCACCACTGGACCGTCCGGCACCCGAGGCGACGGGCGGGCCGGAGCCGAGCAGGCGGTCAGGAACAGGAGCAGCAGGGCGAGAAAGGCACGCACCGGCACGAAAGTAGCCGCCCGCAGGGGTGATCGGCCCCACGTTCCCCCTATCGTGTGCCACTGCGCGGCCCGAGCCCGGCTGTGCGATCGTCGAGCCGTGGCCGTATTCGCTTGGCGCCGAGTCCTGGGCCGGGCGCGCGCCGTGCTGCGCAGCGCGCTCATCACCTTCGTGGTGGTGACCCTGACCCTGTGGCTGATGCCCGGGGTGGCCAGCGCCGACATCGTCGACACGCTGAGCCTGGTGGTGCTGGTCGCGGTGACCGGCGCGGTGCTGCGGCCGCTGCTGCTGCTCGGGGTCACCGCGCTGGGTGGCTGGGGCGCCATGCTGTTCGGCGTGGTCGCCCAGGTCGCGGTGATGGTGGTGGCCCTCGACCTGGACCCGGCGAACCGGATCAGCGGCCTGCCCACCCTGGTCATCGCGGCGATCCTGGCGGTGATCTTCGCGGCCCTGCTGGACTGGATGGTCGACGCCGGCAGCGACGACATGTTCGTCCGGGAGGCCCGGCGGCTGATGCGCGGCGTCCGGCGCCGGGCGGCCCGGCGCGCCGGGGGACCGCTGTTCACCACCCGCCGGCCGCGCCCGGGCACCGAGCCGGGCCTGCTCGTGGTCCAGCTCGACGGGGTCGCCGAGCCGGTGTTGCGCTGGGCGGTCCGGGCCGGCAACCTGCCGGTCCTCGGCCAGTGGCTGCGGTCCGGCAGTCACACCGTGCGCCGCTGGCACACCGGGCTGCCGTCCACCACCCCGGCGTCGCAGGCCGGCATCCTGCACGGCGCGTCCCGGCAGATCCCGGCGTTCCGCTGGTTCGAGAAGGACTCGGGCAAGGTGCTGGTCGCCAACCGGCCCCGGGACGCCGCGGTGATCGAGCGGCGGCTCAGCGACGGCCGCGGCCTGCTCCGCGACGGCGGGGTGAGCATCGGCAACGCGTTCGGCGGGGACGCCGCCACCAACCTGCTGACGGTCAGCCACGCGGCCCTGCCCGGCCGGTCGGCGCGCGGCTGGGCCGCGTTCATGGCCTCGCCCTACGGCTTCACCCGCGCCCTGGTCCTCGGTGTCGCCGAGGTCTTCACCGAGCTGCACCAGGCCCGCCTGCAGCGCCGCCGCAACCTGCTGCCCCGGGTCAGCCGCTCCGGCGCCTACCTGGCCCTGCGCCCGGCCGCCATGCTGCTGCGCGACGTGAACGTGTCGCTGGTCGCCGAGCAGATGGCCCGCGGCGTCCCGGTGATCTACTGCGACCTGGTCGACTACGACGAGGTGGCGCACCACGCCGGCCCGGCCCGGCCGGAGTCGATGCGCCAGCTGGAGAGCCTGGACCGGATGCTCGGCGTGCTGGAGCGGCTGTCGCCCGAGGCGGCCCGGCGCTACCACCTGGTGGTGCTCTCCGACCACGGGCAGAGCCAGGGCGCCACATTCCGCCAGCGGCACGGCGAGACGCTGGACGAGGTGGTGCAGCGACTCACCGCCGAAACCGCGGCCGCGCCCCGCGAACCCGCCGAGGAGCAGGGCAAACGTGAGCCCGATCCGGTGCCCGAGGCGGCGCCGCTGCTGGTCCTGTCCTCGGGCAACCTGTCGCTGATCTATCTGACCCGCTGCCCGCACCGGGTGCTGCGCGCCGAGATCGAGAAGACCTACCCCCGGCTGATCGCCGGGCTGGCCGCCCATCCGGGCATCGGGTTGGTGGTGGTCGGGGACGATCAAGGGCCGATCGCTTTCGGTCCGGGTGGC
Above is a genomic segment from Actinoplanes ianthinogenes containing:
- a CDS encoding LamG-like jellyroll fold domain-containing protein, with the translated sequence MLLSLLAVSAGLSISAPVPVTIARYDFNGRAGMVLDDSGFGHDLRVISGHGGQVRLVVHGAGNAIAFPARCDLTVCPHVALQSPGTADLNPGTRNLAYGADVLLDPAATSKGQNVVQKGYSKTSSQYKLQIDGIAGQPSCVLVDVRRPGIRMVRSSVSAADGRWHAVRCERIGSRFAIYVDGVLRGSTRIPASLAVANNRPLSIGGKGAYRDNDQFNGALDNVWVQIG
- a CDS encoding glycoside hydrolase family 18 protein produces the protein MRAFLALLLLFLTACSAPARPSPRVPDGPVVAGYFTEWGVYGRGFRVSDVQAGRLTHLLYAFGKVDRGRCSVGDAWAAYQKPITAANSVDGVADAADAPLRGNFGQLRKLKAAHPGLKILWSFGGWTWSAGFTAAAADPAAFAKSCHDLVTDPRWAGLFDGVDVDWEYPNSCGTTCDTSGREALAKVLGGLRAAFGTDALVTAAVPGDLRKLAATDYSAAAAQADWLGAMTYDYFGADAGVRTAPHSALTDYPGIPRTGASTEATVSRLLNQGVPAAKVLVGIGFYGRGWTGVRSPAPGATATGPAPGKYQKGMEDYKVLATRCPPTGTVGGTAYARCGAQWWSYDTPDTVRGKVAYARSRGLGGVFAWELSGDTPDGALVTALAG
- a CDS encoding TMEM165/GDT1 family protein, which encodes MEVFFTALAVSFAVIFVAELGDKSQLMAMTFATRFRLMPTLIGITAATALVHLVSVGIGYGLGAALPTDWISLIAGIAFLGFGAWTLRGDKLTDEEKSKAERSTGSAIFAVGGAFFLAELGDKTMLATITLATQYGWFGTWLGSTIGMVAADALAILVGRLLGKHLPEHIIKWGAAALFAIFGIWLIVEGVIGLS
- a CDS encoding MFS transporter, coding for MTLVADRAAAARLSRPAAFTAIAAILVTFAAASAVPSPLYVVYQQLWGFSPAVLTVIFAVYVVALIATLLTVGALSDHVGRRPVLAGAILLEAVSLVLFLAAGDVSVLLVARIVQGVATGAALSTLGATLIDLNPAHAPGRAGLITGIAPVAGLGLGAFGAGALVKFAPFPTHLVYAVLLTGMVIAGLAVAWMPETSVRRPGAAASLIPRLGVPARLRGDLFALVPIIVASWALGGLYLSLGPSVASDAFGIHDHLLAGLVVALVTGTGAITSFLLRGTATARVLTVAGAGLLTGGALGVAGLVTGSLGLATAGTVISGAGFGAASLASFSTLARIAEPHERGGLLAVALTISYAALSIPAVIAGQAATRIGLHTTALWYGTVVAALGLVALLTRRRA
- a CDS encoding MarR family winged helix-turn-helix transcriptional regulator, producing the protein MRIPNEDAAVAAAFERLYAGLRRITPRTALSLTAASTLARLERSGPHRLCELHAPEGVTQPAMTQLVTRLERDGLATRSSDPADGRAVVVSITDAGRDAIARRRAGRAEALSGLLSRLPEDQRAAIVAALPALDHLNDLLMDTRKD
- a CDS encoding alpha/beta hydrolase; the protein is MKRIWAAATVVVLTAVGAAVTSAEAAPPRGTPSYVPAPITWSPCTDTSLKAQGAECGFVTVPMDYANPGGTTIELAVARIKHTVAAGKYQGPILVNPGGPGGAGRGMATLGSHVPKQAGDGYDWIGFDPRGVGASKPKLTCDSDYTGYRRPAYVPVTAALEDAWHVRSSKYAADCAKAGGALLSHLRTEDSVRDIDSIRQALGAEKISFYGFSYGTYLGQVYATRFPQRVHRMVLDGNVNPTRVWWQSNLDQDVAFDRNIKIYFRWLAKNDAVYHLGKTRKAVERRYYQQLAELGTKPAGGVIGPAELTDIFLQPGYYIFGWEQVGQAFSNWVTKHDPAGLKKLYDDNNPQTPGSDNNYAIYLAVQCTDAPWPASWATWSRENWKVYHRAPFETWGNAWYNAPCRHWAAPAKPAVRVDGSKVPPILLLSETLDAATPYTGSLEVRRRFPRAALIEGVDGTTHAGSLFGNACVDDAVADYLASGTLPKRTAGDHSDKQCKPLAAPDPGQPALKRSAGRGDRLRLQRLIGF
- a CDS encoding TetR/AcrR family transcriptional regulator, with product MSVASPRRSARERLLAAADELFYAEGVHTVGIDRVIEHAGVAKASLYSTFGSKDGLVRAYLQGRHEERRGRILRRVEEHRDPRERLLAVFDSLADSAAKPGFRGCAFYNAGAESDPNGVVREESAASRAWTRQLFTDLAREAGARDPAALAAQLVILYDGATVGARQDQGPAAAHNARAIAATLLAAAV
- a CDS encoding MFS transporter, which codes for MLAVDHPRYKWVALSNTTLGNLLATINSSIVLISLPAIFKGIDINPLAPGNVSYLLWMLMGYMLVTAVLVVTLGRLGDMYGRVKIYNAGFAIFALTSVILSVDPFHGSGGAIWLIGWRVLQAIGGAMLMANSAAIITDAFPAEQRGMALGVNIVSALAGSFIGLVAGGVLAEWDWRSVFWVNIPLGIVGAVWAYRSLHDNGVRRQAKIDWWGNATFAIGLTAVLVAITYGIQPYGGHTQGWTNPWVLTGLIGGALVLVLFGVIETRVAEPMFPLTLFRDPAFTGGNLANLLASVARGGLQFMLIIWLQGIWLPLHGYDYEQTPLWAGIYLVPMTIGFLVAGPLSGFLSDRFGARPFAAGGLLVMAVSFAGLLLIPGDFSYPVFAILIFINGLGGGLFSAPNTSLLMSSVPATMRGAASGMRATFMNAGQVLSIGVFFSLMVAGLADSLPASLHAGLTAQGVPADVTARAAELPPVGTLFAAFLGYNPIGELLGPSVLGALPPENAAQLTGLEFFPRLIADPFHDGLVVVFWMAIGMAVLGALASLIRSRPVATPAAGPEFVPAGGDEDLVAHSAEVGAELAEAQPLLPAARVPEPIDRPAARD
- a CDS encoding cyclase family protein; this encodes MLRYRAEFDAEVTFTDGGDLSARRFQVDVPHADVTEAEITERLIALLAPRPVDRARLSAVRVFGEPAVIPGPRRARTRFVELSHVIRDGLTTYPGLPAPQISHYLSHAESRDRYAPGTEFSIDRISMVGNTGTYLDSPFHRYADGTDLAGLPLERLAELPAVVVRTAGGPRGVTAETLGQVDVAGRAVLLHTGGDRHWATRDYAVNAPYLTREGAQDLVDRGAALVGIDAVNIDDISAQAHGERPAHSLLLAAGIPIVEHLTNLAALPVHGFRFTATPPRVAGFGTFPVRAYATVPA